In Zunongwangia profunda SM-A87, the following proteins share a genomic window:
- a CDS encoding heavy metal translocating P-type ATPase, whose amino-acid sequence METINIFETKEKKQKQGIKESFPVTGMTCASCAASVESVLKHTEGVFDASVNFANSSVLVEYDKALSPNQLQNALREVGYDIIIDTENPSEVQQELQQKHYQDIKSRTIWSAILTLPIFVLGMFFMQWEPGKWISLVLTFPILFWFGRSFFINAFKQAKHGKANMDTLVALSTGIAFIFSVFNTFFPESWLSRGIEPHVYYEAATVIITFISLGKLLEEKAKSNTSSAIKKLMGLQPKTLKIIENGEEKEIPISSVQVGQTILVRPGEKIPVDGEVSKGSSYVDESMITGEPVPVEKSTDEKVFAGTVNQKGSFQFTAEKVGGETLLSQIIKMVQEAQGSKAPVQKLVDKIAGIFVPVVLVISIITFIVWMSVGGDNAFSQALLTSVAVLVIACPCALGLATPTAIMVGIGKGAENNILIKDAESLELGYKVNAIILDKTGTITEGKPLVTDIIWKNNLENQNEYKQILLAIEAQSEHPLAEAVVNHLKDEKVEQAEIASFESITGKGVKAQSENGSKYYVGNHKLMVEKNIEIESSLMQTAESLEEQAKTVIFFGNEKQLLAILAIADKIKETSEKAIVTLQERGIEVCMLTGDNNKTASAVAKQVGITNYQGEVMPSDKAAFVEKLQADGKIVAMVGDGINDSQALAQANVSIAMGKGSDIAMDVAKMTLITSDLRSIPKALELSKRTVLGIRQNLFWAFIYNLIGIPIAAGVLYPVNGFLLDPMIAGMAMAFSSVSVVLNSLRLKGVKL is encoded by the coding sequence ATGGAGACAATCAACATATTTGAAACCAAAGAAAAGAAGCAAAAACAGGGAATAAAAGAATCATTTCCTGTTACGGGAATGACCTGCGCATCGTGTGCAGCGAGCGTTGAATCTGTTTTAAAACACACAGAAGGAGTGTTTGATGCCAGCGTCAATTTCGCTAATAGTTCTGTTCTTGTGGAATACGACAAAGCGTTGAGTCCTAATCAACTTCAAAATGCACTTCGCGAGGTAGGCTATGATATTATTATAGATACAGAAAATCCTTCGGAAGTACAACAAGAACTTCAGCAAAAACATTATCAGGACATAAAAAGCCGTACTATCTGGTCGGCTATACTTACGCTACCCATTTTTGTATTAGGAATGTTTTTTATGCAATGGGAACCAGGTAAGTGGATTTCTTTGGTGTTAACTTTTCCAATTCTTTTTTGGTTCGGTCGTAGCTTTTTCATCAATGCTTTCAAGCAAGCCAAACACGGTAAAGCAAATATGGATACCTTGGTAGCTTTGAGCACAGGAATCGCTTTTATCTTTAGTGTATTCAATACCTTTTTTCCAGAATCTTGGTTGAGTCGTGGTATTGAACCTCACGTTTATTATGAAGCGGCTACGGTAATTATAACCTTTATTTCCTTGGGGAAACTATTGGAAGAAAAGGCAAAATCCAATACGTCTTCAGCCATCAAAAAATTAATGGGTCTTCAGCCTAAAACCCTTAAAATCATTGAGAATGGAGAAGAAAAGGAAATTCCTATTTCATCCGTGCAAGTTGGCCAGACCATTTTGGTGCGTCCCGGAGAAAAGATTCCTGTGGATGGAGAAGTTTCCAAGGGAAGCTCGTATGTAGATGAAAGTATGATTACGGGAGAACCTGTTCCAGTAGAAAAATCAACTGATGAAAAAGTATTTGCAGGCACGGTAAATCAAAAAGGGAGCTTTCAATTTACTGCCGAAAAAGTAGGTGGAGAAACCTTACTATCACAAATCATTAAAATGGTTCAGGAAGCTCAAGGAAGCAAGGCGCCGGTTCAAAAGCTGGTTGATAAGATTGCCGGAATATTTGTTCCTGTCGTATTAGTCATTTCTATCATTACATTCATTGTCTGGATGTCAGTTGGTGGCGATAACGCATTTTCACAAGCTTTGTTGACCTCTGTAGCCGTGTTGGTTATCGCTTGTCCTTGCGCATTGGGCTTGGCAACACCTACCGCAATTATGGTGGGAATTGGTAAAGGCGCAGAAAATAATATTTTGATAAAGGATGCCGAAAGTTTAGAACTCGGTTATAAAGTGAATGCTATTATCCTTGATAAAACGGGTACAATTACCGAAGGAAAACCCTTAGTAACTGATATAATTTGGAAGAATAACCTTGAAAATCAAAATGAATACAAGCAAATTCTTTTGGCTATAGAAGCACAATCGGAACATCCTTTGGCGGAAGCAGTAGTCAACCATTTAAAAGATGAAAAGGTTGAACAAGCTGAAATTGCTTCTTTTGAAAGTATTACAGGAAAAGGTGTAAAGGCGCAATCAGAGAATGGTTCAAAATATTATGTGGGTAACCATAAACTAATGGTCGAAAAGAATATTGAAATTGAATCTTCTTTAATGCAAACAGCAGAAAGTCTCGAAGAGCAGGCTAAAACGGTCATATTCTTTGGTAATGAAAAACAATTGCTGGCGATACTCGCCATTGCAGACAAGATTAAGGAAACTTCAGAAAAGGCCATAGTAACGCTTCAGGAAAGAGGTATTGAGGTTTGTATGCTTACAGGAGATAATAATAAAACCGCATCTGCTGTCGCAAAACAAGTCGGAATAACAAATTACCAAGGCGAAGTAATGCCTTCGGACAAGGCAGCTTTTGTTGAAAAATTGCAGGCGGACGGAAAGATAGTCGCAATGGTTGGCGATGGTATTAATGATTCCCAGGCTTTGGCGCAAGCCAATGTGAGTATTGCAATGGGAAAAGGTTCAGATATAGCGATGGACGTAGCAAAAATGACCTTGATAACATCAGATTTACGATCCATCCCAAAAGCGCTGGAATTATCAAAAAGAACGGTGTTGGGCATACGTCAGAATCTATTTTGGGCATTCATTTATAATCTCATTGGTATTCCAATTGCAGCAGGCGTTTTGTATCCCGTAAATGGGTTCTTATTAGACCCAATGATAGCAGGAATGGCAATGGCTTTCAGTAGCGTGTCTGTAGTTCTAAATAGTTTAAGGCTTAAAGGAGTAAAACTTTAA
- a CDS encoding M90 family metallopeptidase yields MVYILILVVILLFAIHFYRKEKRHSVKPFPEHWHKLLMENVLYYKNLSKGRQLVFQQKMMQFLSEVYIDGVQFELEELDKILIAASAVIPVFGFKEWHYTNLSGILLYPDNFNEDMQFSSKGNSRNIGGIVGNGRFEKQMILSKKALYHGFRNTTDKSNTGIHEFVHLIDKLDDRTDGVPERLLEHQYAIPWLNLIHKEIEAINDNHSDIRKYGGTNQAEFFAVASEYFFERPDLLKKKHPELYKMLVKCFNQKLANPIKN; encoded by the coding sequence ATGGTTTATATTTTAATTTTGGTTGTGATTCTTCTGTTTGCTATTCATTTTTATCGAAAAGAGAAACGGCATAGCGTAAAGCCATTTCCAGAGCATTGGCACAAATTATTAATGGAGAATGTTCTTTATTATAAAAATCTTTCAAAAGGCAGGCAACTTGTTTTTCAACAAAAAATGATGCAGTTTTTAAGTGAGGTTTATATAGATGGCGTGCAGTTTGAATTGGAAGAATTAGACAAAATTTTAATTGCAGCAAGTGCGGTAATTCCTGTTTTCGGCTTTAAAGAATGGCATTACACTAATTTAAGTGGAATCCTCTTATACCCAGATAATTTTAATGAAGATATGCAATTTAGCAGTAAGGGTAACTCGCGCAATATTGGTGGGATAGTCGGGAACGGACGTTTTGAGAAACAAATGATTTTATCTAAAAAAGCATTGTATCACGGTTTTAGAAACACAACAGATAAAAGCAATACAGGCATACACGAATTTGTACACCTTATTGATAAGCTGGATGATAGAACAGATGGCGTTCCAGAGCGATTATTAGAACATCAATATGCAATACCTTGGCTGAATTTAATTCATAAGGAAATAGAAGCCATAAACGACAACCATTCTGATATCAGAAAATATGGTGGTACAAACCAAGCAGAATTCTTTGCAGTAGCTTCAGAATATTTCTTCGAGCGCCCAGATTTGCTCAAAAAGAAACATCCAGAACTTTATAAAATGTTAGTTAAATGCTTCAATCAAAAATTAGCAAATCCAATTAAAAATTAG
- a CDS encoding heavy-metal-associated domain-containing protein, translated as MKTLKFKTNINCGGCVSKVTPFLNKQEGVESWEVDTANPDKILTIESDGASEEDVKATLQKVGFKAERVD; from the coding sequence ATGAAAACTTTAAAATTTAAAACAAATATCAATTGTGGTGGTTGTGTATCAAAAGTGACCCCTTTTTTAAACAAGCAAGAAGGTGTCGAAAGTTGGGAAGTGGATACCGCTAATCCTGATAAAATTTTAACCATAGAAAGCGATGGTGCTTCAGAAGAAGATGTAAAGGCTACCTTGCAAAAGGTAGGCTTTAAAGCGGAACGTGTAGATTAA